In Candidatus Rokuibacteriota bacterium, the sequence GAGAGTGACTCGATGTAGCGCCACTGCCCCTCGGCGAAGAGCGTGTCGAAGGCCAGGGACGACTTCCCGGACCCCGAAACGCCGGTGATCACCGTGACCCGGTCATGGGGGAGGGCCAGCGTCGCATTTTTCAAGTTATTTTGCCGGGCTCCCTCGATCCGCAGCCAGAGGGGTGGAACCATCGGAAAAGACCTCCTGAGGTGGGGATTATAGCCCCCCACGAATGGGCCGAACAATAGGGCCCACGCTCCCCCCACTCAGGGATTTCCCCGATTGACAGGGATATGGGAACAGGGCTAAACAGAAAATATGAAAAATCAGAAATTAAGTAAACAACCCCCCCTCAGCTCCTCCCTGACCACCGGGAAGGCTGCCCGGCACTGCCAGGTCTCCACCCCTGGTCTGAGGCGCTGGATTCGCGAGGGCCGGCTCCGGGTTTTCAGGACGCCGGGTGGGCACTGCCGGATTGAGCTCGCCGAGTTTCAGCGCTTCCTCCGGGAATACGGGCTTCCGCCCTATCCGGGTGAACCGCCAGAGACGCGGATTCTGATCGCGGACGATGAGCCGCGCACTGTGGCTCACCTCGTGGAGTTCCTGGCCACCGACCCCCGGGGCTTCAAGGTCGAGACCGCCACCGACGGCTACGAGGCCCTGATCAAGGTCGGGGCTTTTCAGCCTTCCATCCTGATCCTGGACGTGGTGATGCCCCAGCTGAACGGAATGGAGGTCTGTCGCCGGATCAAAACCGACCCCCAGACCCGGGGCATCAGGATCCTCGGGATCACGGGCTACCCGGAGACGATCCCGGGGCTCCTCGCGGCCGGGGCTGACGCGTGCCTCGCCAAGCCCATTCGACTCCGACAGATCCAGCAGGAGCTCGAGCGCCTCCTGGCGGCGGTGCGGACACGATGAACACGCGCTCCCTGACCAGCCTGGCAAAGGAGCTGGCACAGGTCCTCGTCGTGGCCGCCGTGTACTACGGGGCCGCCAGGCTCGGCCTCCTGCTGGCCTTTGAGAAGACCAACGCGTCACCGGTGTGGCCGCCATCCGGGATCGCTTTCGCGGCGGTCCTGCTCCTCGGGTACCGCGTCTGGCCCGGCATCCTGCTCGGCGCCTTCCTCGCAAATGCGGTGGTCTTCCTCGCGAATCAGCCCGCGGGCCCGCTGACCATCCTCGTGGTCTCGGCGGTGATCGGGATCGGCAACACGCTCGAAGCCCTGGCGGGTGGTTTCCTGCTCCGGCGCGCTGTCGACGCCCCCGACCTCTTCGAGCGCGCCCAGCACGTGTTCAAGTTCACCGCGGTCGCGCTGGTCATGGGCCTCGTGAGCGCCAGCATCGGCCCAACCAGCCTTGCGTTTTCCGGAATGGCCGCCTGGGCCATCTACCCAACGGTCTGGTTCACGTGGTGGCTCGGCGACACGGTCAGCGTCCTCGTCATCACCCCGCTGCTGCTCGCCTGGATCAGGCACCCGCGAATCAGATGGGACGCGCGCCGGTCCGGCGAGGCGCTGCTCCTCTTCCTGTCGCTCTTCGTCGTCGGCCGGATGGCGTTCGGGGCGTGGCTTCCCGCCACGGACACCCACTACCCGCTGGCGTTCATGACGCTTCCGTTTCTGGTGTGGGCGGCGTTCCGGTTCGGCCAACGCGAGGTGACGACGGCGCTGGCGATCGTCTCGTGGATCGCGGTCTGGGACACCGTCCGGGGGTTCGGCCCCTTTGCGCAGACAACGGTCAACGAATCGCTGCTGCTCCTGCAGTTCTTTGTCGGCGTCGCAACCGTGACCATCCTGGCCATGGCCGCGCTCGCGACCGAGCGGAGGGCCGCGGAAGCGGTCCTGCGCAAGGCGCACGACGAGCTGGAAGCCCGGGTAAACGAACGGACGGCGGAGGTTGTTCTGGTCAACGAATTCTTGCAGCTGGAAATCGCCGAGCGCAAGCGAACGGAGGAACGGTTTCGCGCGCTGCTGCAATCCGCGCCGGAGGCTCAGGTCATCGTCAACCCGCAGGGCGAGATCGTCCTGGTCAACAGGCAGGCCGAGGAGCTGTTCGGCTATGCCCGAGAGGAACTGCTCGGGATGCCGGTTGAGACGCTCGTGCCGGCGCGCTTCCGGGACCGACACGCGGGACACCGGGCGGTGTACATGACCGGTCCCCGTACGCGGCCCATGGGGGCCGGCCTTGATCTCTACGCCCTGCGGAAAGATGGGCGCGAGGTTCCTGTCGAGATCAGTCTGAGCCCGCTCACGACGGCGGAGGGGCCCGTCGTCATCGCCTCCGTTCGTGATGTGACGGACCGGAAGCAGGCTGAGGAGACACTGCGGACGGCGCACGAGCGGCTCGGGAAGGCCCATCGGGAGCTGGAGGCCTTCACGCACACCGTCGCCCACGACCTGAAGGGACCGCTGCGCGGGATGGAGGGGTTTGCGCGGGCGCTCGTCGAGGACTACGCTGCCCGGCTCGATGCGACGGGCCGCTACTATCTCACCATGATGCAGACCTCTGCCCGCCGGATGGGGGAGCTCGTCGACGACCTCCTCCGCTACTCGCGGCTCGAGCGGCGCGAGATGAAGCGCGAGCGGGTGGCGCTCCGGCCCCTCCTGGAGGGAGTGTGTGAGAAGCTGCAGGCGGAGATTCGGGCACGCGGGCTCACGGTCCGGATGGATTTTGCCGTGGAGGTCGTGGAGGCCGCGCCGGAAGCGCTCCACAGCGCGCTGGCCAACCTGGTGGAGAACGCCGCGAAGTTTAACCAGGGCAGGGGGGGCGCGATTACGATCAAGTCCCGCAAAGAGGGGGACGCCATCATCCTCTCGGTGGCTGACACCGGGATCGGCTTCGACATGAAGTATCACGACCGGATCTTCCAGATCTTCGAGCGCCTGCACCGGGAGGAGGACTATCCCGGGACGGGGGTCGGGTTGGCCATCGTCCGGAAGGTGGCTGAACGCCACGGCGGCCGCACCTGGGCGGTATCTGAGCTGGGGAAGGGGAGCACGTTTTATCTGGCTCTCCCGACGAACACCGGAGGCACGCCGTGACCGAACCCATACCGATCCTGCTCGTGGAGGACAACGCGGCCGATGTGGAGCTGATGATCCGCGCCCTCAAGCGGCGGAAGGTGTCCAATCCCATCCAGGTGGCCCGCGATGGCGAGGAGGCCCTGGACTACGTCCACCGGCGCGGGGCGTTCGCGGCACAGGCCCCGGTCCCCGGGCTCGTCCTCCTGGACCTGCGCCTGCCGAAGGTGGACGGGCTGGAGGTGCTGCGCGAGCTGAAGCGTCATCCGGTGTATCGGAACGTCCCGGCCGTGGTGCTGACCACATCCGCGGAGACGGAGGATATCAAGCACAGCTACGAGCTGGGGGCTGCCAGCTACATCGTCAAGCCGGTGGAGTTTGAGAAGTTCGCCGAGGTGGTGGAGCGCATTCATCGCTACTGGATCCTGACGAACACCTGCTATCCCCTGTCCGAGTAAGAGAGGTGAGGCCCATGGAGCCGATCCGCGTTCTCTACGTCGAGGACGATCGCGCCGACCAGGAGCTGACCCGCCGGCACTTTGAACGCCACGCGCGGCAGGTGAAGCTCAGAATGGTGGAGACGGTGGCCGACGCGCTCGATCAACTCCTCGCCGACGACACCGACCTGGTCCTGGCCGACTACCGTCTCCCGGACGGGACGGGGTTGGCTCTCCTGGACGCAATCAAGACGAGGGGACTCCGGGTGCCGGTGGTCCTGGTCACGGGCGCCGGGGACGTGGAGGCGGCCGTGCGCCTGCTCAAGGCCGGGGCCACCGACTACGTGGTCAAGCGCCCGGGATATCTCGCCACGCTCCCCGCGGTTATCGAAGGAGCGTTCCGGTGGTTCCAGTCGGTGCGCGAGATCCGGCGGGCGACCGTCCTCGTGCTCTATGCCGAGCACAATCGCGCTGACGCCGAGCTGACGGAGCGGGCCTTCAGAGAACATGGCCCCCACCTCCAGCTCGATGTCGTCTGGAGCGGGCAAGACGCGCTGGAGAGGCTCAGGGCCGCGCCGTACGACCTCTTCCTCCTGGACTACCGCATGCCCGACCTCTCCGGTATCGAGATCCTCAAGGCGCTGCGGGAAGAGCGGATCCGGATCCCCGTGGTGATGATCACCGGGCGCCAGGACGAGGAAATCGCGGTCCAGGCCTTCAAGCTCGGGGTCACCGACTACCTCGTCAAGGAGGAGGGCTACCTGACCAAGCTTCCGTCCACCATCGAGAACGTGCTGGCCCAGCGCCGCCTCGCCGAGGAGAACGAGGCCCTCCTGGTCCTGAACAGCCTGGCCGAATCGATCGCGAGCGTCGGAGAGCCGAGCAAGCTCTGCCAGCTCGTCGCGCGAGCCGCCCGGGACCTGCTCCGGGCAGACACGAGCATCCTCTGGGACGTGGACGGCCCCGAGCTGATTCCCTCCGGCTGGGCGGGCATGGACGAGGGAGCGGCGCGCGCGCTCCGTACCTGGGCGGATGAGCAGCTCTTGCAGCGCGCAGCGACCAAGCGGCTGGTGGCCGTCCCCGATCTCCTGGCCGCGGCGAGCGGCGATCCTGCGAGCGCCGCCCTCCTCGAGGACGCCGGCGGGACTGCGGCAGTGTCGCTGGTGAGCGCGGGCCGGGTGACGGGCGTCCTCGCCGTCGCCAGCAGTCTGCCCCGCGAATTCAGCGCGACCGAGGAGCGCCTTCTGACAATCCTGGCGGACCACGCGGCGATCGCCTTCGAGAATGCCCGGCTCTACCGGCAGCTCAGAGATCGGCTGGCGGAGCTTCAGCGGACGCAGGCCCAGCTCATCCAGGCCGAGAAACTCTCGGCCATGGGCCACCTCCTCGCGGGCGTGGCCCATGAGCTGAACAACCCCCTCGCCATCGTGCTGGGACGGGCCACGCTCCTCCGCGACGTCGTCGAGGGCGGACCGCTCGCCGGACAGATCGAGGACATCGTCCAGGCCGGGGAACGCTGCGCGCGTATCGTGAGAGATTTCGTCTCACTCGCGCGCCAGCGCCCTGCGGAGCGCCACGCGGTGCGGCTGAACGACGTGGTCCAGGACGCCGTGGAGCTGCTCCGCTACCAGCTCGAGGTGGACAACGTCGAGGTGACGCTGGAGCTGGCCGGGGACCTTCCGGTTCTCTGGGCCGACCCCCACCAGCTCTACCAGGTGGCCGTGAACCTGATCTCCAACGCGCACCAGGCGCTGCGGGACGGCGCACCCCCGCGCCGACTGAGCCTTCGCACCCTGGCCGACCCCGCCTCGGCGCGGGTGGTGCTCGAGGTCGCGGACACCGGTCCCGGGATCCCACCCGACATCCAGGGGCGCATCTTCGACCCCTTCTTCACCACCAAGCCCCCGGGCCAGGGGACGGGACTCGGGCTCTCCCTCTGCCAGGCGATCGTCACGGGACACGATGGAAGCATCCGGGTCGAGAGCCAGCCCGGCCAGGGCGCGCTCTTCCGGGTCGAGTTGCCGGTCGTGGCCCCGCCCGTGCCCGTGTCGCAGGTCCCCAGCGCTGAGCCGCAGCCGCCCCTCAGCGGAAGGCGGATCCTCGTCGTTGATGACGACGAGGTGCTCACCCAGGTCCTGACGGACGCGCTCTCCGCCGATGGACACCACGTCGAAACGGCGCCCAACGGGGCCGTGGCGCTCCAGAAGCTGCGAGGGCAGGCCTACGACCTGATCCTGAGTGACATCAAGATGCCCGAGCTGGACGGTCCCGACCTCTACCGGGAGGTGGAGCGACGGTATCCGGAACTGCGCCGGCGGTTCGTGTTGTTTACCGGTGATGTCCTCACCCCGAGGACCCGGGAGTTTCTGAAGCTGACGGACGTGCCCAGCCTGATCAAGCCCTTCGCGTTGGACGACCTCCAGCGCATCGTCCAGCAGGTGCTCCGGGCCGAGTAGAAGGCGGACATCGAGAGAGCGCCGCGCGCGGACTCCCGAACCGACCCGGTAACCGCCACCTTATCAAGATCGATCCTTTTGACAACCGTGGTCGCACTATGGTAAAAAATGCGATAAATAGAATGAAAGGAATATTAGAGCTATATTGAATAAACGCCACGGCAGATCCCTCCTCACAGTGGGTCGAGTGGCCCGTCATTGCGAGGTCGCGCTGCCAACCGTGAGGCGCTGGATCGAGGCGGGGCAGCTCCCGGCGTTCAAGACCCCGGGCAAGCACCACCGGATCAGGCTCAAGGATTTTCAGCGGTTCCTCGACGACCATGGCATGCCCCCCTACCCGGCCCCACCGCTGGAAGTCCGCATGCTCATCGCGGACGATGAGCAGGATATCGTGGACCTCCTCGTGGAGTTCCTCTCCGCCGAGCCGCGCCAGTTCAAGCTCGAAACGGCGACCGACGGGTATGAGGCCCTGGTCAAGGTCGGCGGCTTCAAGCCCGCCATCCTGATCATCGACGTGGTGATGCCGGGCCTGGACGGGGTCAAGGTTTGCCAGAGGCTCAAGGCCCATCCGGAAACCCGCACCATCAAGATCCTCGGAATTACAGGCTACCCCGACACCATACCCGCTTTGCTGGAAGCAGGCGCTGACGCCTGTCTTCCCAAGCCCCTGGATCTCCGGCAGGTGAAGCAGGAACTGGAGAGCCTCCTGGCCCTGGTGGAAGCCTGATCCCGAGAGCGGCAGGAGATGTCCGCTGAGTGAGCTTGTCGTTTTCATGATCGATGGGCAGCGCTACGGTCTCGCCCTCCACACCGTGGAGCGGGTCTTTCCCATGGTCGCCGTATCCCCCCTCCCGAAGGCTCCGGCAATCGCCCTGGGAGTGATCAACCTGCACGGCCGGGTTATTCCTGTCGTCGATATCCGGCGCCGCTTCGGCCTCCCACTCGGCGACTACGGCCCCACCGCGCACCTCCTGGTCGCCCGGACGGCTCGGCGAACGCTGGCCTTACCCGTGGACACGGTCCCCGGCGTCATGGAAATAGCCGCGGAGGCGGTGGTCCCGCCCGGCGCCGCCCTCCCCGGGATCGGGTACGTGGCGGGGATCGCGGCGCTGGAAGATGGCCTCCTCTTCATCCACGACCTCGAGGCTTTTCTCTCCCTTGACGAAGAGCAGCAGCTGGCCGAGGCGCTTGGGGAGTCAGTCGGATGAGGCTGGCCGACGAGGTACGCTATCAGGCGCGCGCCTTGATCGCCAGCCGCCTGGGCCTCGACTTCCCCGAAAGCCGCAAGGCTGATCTGGAACGCGGATTCATCCGAGCCTGTCGAAGCTCAGTGGTCTCAGCCCCGGAGAGGTATCTCGCCTGGCTGGCGACCTTGTCAGATGAGAGCCCGGAGTGGAAGCGGCTGGCCAGCCACCTCACCGTGGGTGAGACGTACTTCTTCCGGGACCGCGCCCTCTTCGAGGCGCTCGAGCAGGTCCTTCCTCCTCTCGTCGACGCTCGCCGATCGGCGGGGATACGGCGGCTCAGGCTCTGGAGCGCCGGGTGCGCCACCGGGGAAGAGCCGTACTCCCTCGCCATGCTGCTGGACCGCCTGCTTCCCGACAGCTCAGACTGGGCCCTCACAGTCCTGGCCACTGACATCAACCCCGACGCCCTTGAGGCGGCCCGGCGAGGGCTCTACCGGGAGTGGTCCTTCAGGGAGACTCCCCAGTGGATCCGGGATCGGTACTTCCACCGCCGTGGCCCGGAGACCTTCGAGGTGGACCCGAGGATCCGGCGGGTCGTGACCTTCGCGCCGCTCAACCTGGCCGAGGACGGCTATCCGACAGTGGTGACCAACACCAGCGCCATGGACCTGATCCTCTGCCGGAACGTCCTCATGTATTTCACCCGTGACG encodes:
- a CDS encoding response regulator, whose amino-acid sequence is MKNQKLSKQPPLSSSLTTGKAARHCQVSTPGLRRWIREGRLRVFRTPGGHCRIELAEFQRFLREYGLPPYPGEPPETRILIADDEPRTVAHLVEFLATDPRGFKVETATDGYEALIKVGAFQPSILILDVVMPQLNGMEVCRRIKTDPQTRGIRILGITGYPETIPGLLAAGADACLAKPIRLRQIQQELERLLAAVRTR
- a CDS encoding MASE1 domain-containing protein, with product MNTRSLTSLAKELAQVLVVAAVYYGAARLGLLLAFEKTNASPVWPPSGIAFAAVLLLGYRVWPGILLGAFLANAVVFLANQPAGPLTILVVSAVIGIGNTLEALAGGFLLRRAVDAPDLFERAQHVFKFTAVALVMGLVSASIGPTSLAFSGMAAWAIYPTVWFTWWLGDTVSVLVITPLLLAWIRHPRIRWDARRSGEALLLFLSLFVVGRMAFGAWLPATDTHYPLAFMTLPFLVWAAFRFGQREVTTALAIVSWIAVWDTVRGFGPFAQTTVNESLLLLQFFVGVATVTILAMAALATERRAAEAVLRKAHDELEARVNERTAEVVLVNEFLQLEIAERKRTEERFRALLQSAPEAQVIVNPQGEIVLVNRQAEELFGYAREELLGMPVETLVPARFRDRHAGHRAVYMTGPRTRPMGAGLDLYALRKDGREVPVEISLSPLTTAEGPVVIASVRDVTDRKQAEETLRTAHERLGKAHRELEAFTHTVAHDLKGPLRGMEGFARALVEDYAARLDATGRYYLTMMQTSARRMGELVDDLLRYSRLERREMKRERVALRPLLEGVCEKLQAEIRARGLTVRMDFAVEVVEAAPEALHSALANLVENAAKFNQGRGGAITIKSRKEGDAIILSVADTGIGFDMKYHDRIFQIFERLHREEDYPGTGVGLAIVRKVAERHGGRTWAVSELGKGSTFYLALPTNTGGTP
- a CDS encoding response regulator, with amino-acid sequence MIRALKRRKVSNPIQVARDGEEALDYVHRRGAFAAQAPVPGLVLLDLRLPKVDGLEVLRELKRHPVYRNVPAVVLTTSAETEDIKHSYELGAASYIVKPVEFEKFAEVVERIHRYWILTNTCYPLSE
- a CDS encoding response regulator; this translates as MEPIRVLYVEDDRADQELTRRHFERHARQVKLRMVETVADALDQLLADDTDLVLADYRLPDGTGLALLDAIKTRGLRVPVVLVTGAGDVEAAVRLLKAGATDYVVKRPGYLATLPAVIEGAFRWFQSVREIRRATVLVLYAEHNRADAELTERAFREHGPHLQLDVVWSGQDALERLRAAPYDLFLLDYRMPDLSGIEILKALREERIRIPVVMITGRQDEEIAVQAFKLGVTDYLVKEEGYLTKLPSTIENVLAQRRLAEENEALLVLNSLAESIASVGEPSKLCQLVARAARDLLRADTSILWDVDGPELIPSGWAGMDEGAARALRTWADEQLLQRAATKRLVAVPDLLAAASGDPASAALLEDAGGTAAVSLVSAGRVTGVLAVASSLPREFSATEERLLTILADHAAIAFENARLYRQLRDRLAELQRTQAQLIQAEKLSAMGHLLAGVAHELNNPLAIVLGRATLLRDVVEGGPLAGQIEDIVQAGERCARIVRDFVSLARQRPAERHAVRLNDVVQDAVELLRYQLEVDNVEVTLELAGDLPVLWADPHQLYQVAVNLISNAHQALRDGAPPRRLSLRTLADPASARVVLEVADTGPGIPPDIQGRIFDPFFTTKPPGQGTGLGLSLCQAIVTGHDGSIRVESQPGQGALFRVELPVVAPPVPVSQVPSAEPQPPLSGRRILVVDDDEVLTQVLTDALSADGHHVETAPNGAVALQKLRGQAYDLILSDIKMPELDGPDLYREVERRYPELRRRFVLFTGDVLTPRTREFLKLTDVPSLIKPFALDDLQRIVQQVLRAE
- a CDS encoding response regulator — its product is MARHCEVALPTVRRWIEAGQLPAFKTPGKHHRIRLKDFQRFLDDHGMPPYPAPPLEVRMLIADDEQDIVDLLVEFLSAEPRQFKLETATDGYEALVKVGGFKPAILIIDVVMPGLDGVKVCQRLKAHPETRTIKILGITGYPDTIPALLEAGADACLPKPLDLRQVKQELESLLALVEA
- a CDS encoding purine-binding chemotaxis protein CheW, translating into MSELVVFMIDGQRYGLALHTVERVFPMVAVSPLPKAPAIALGVINLHGRVIPVVDIRRRFGLPLGDYGPTAHLLVARTARRTLALPVDTVPGVMEIAAEAVVPPGAALPGIGYVAGIAALEDGLLFIHDLEAFLSLDEEQQLAEALGESVG